CCCCCACCCCCCGGAACTCCACCATCCACCCCGCCGTCTCCCCCCGCACCAGCTCCCCCACGTCCTCGGCGAACCCCCGCAACACCCCCAGACACCGCTCCGCCGCCTCCGCGGCAGTCCCCTCCGCCGGCCCCAACACCTCCCGCACACTCTCCGCCGCCCAGTCGAACTGCAACGCCCGCAACCTCCGCTGCACCGCCTGCGCCGTCGCCACGTCCCGCATCCACCCGGACGTCACCCCGAAGAACCGGTCCCCGGCCACGCACGCCGCCCCGAGCAGCAGCGCGAGATACGCCCACGGCACCGCCCCGCCGACCACCCCGGTCACGTCGAGCAGCGGCAGCACCGCCCCGCACACACCCCCCGCCGCCGCCCCGCCCCGCAGCACCCGCGCCGCCCGCCGCTTGCCGACCCGGTCGGCGAGGTACCACGCGACGGTGTCGAGCGCCCCGCGCTCCACCCACAGGTACAGCTCGTGCAGCCGTTCGGCCGGCTCCCCCCAGTCACCCTGCGGAAACGGCCGCCCGGCAAGGTCGACCGGCCACGGCCGCACACCCCCGCCGCCCCGGACGCCCCCTTCGCCGCGGCCATTGCCTTCACCCCGGCCGTCCCCCTCGCCCCGGCCACCCCGGCGCGGACCCTCCGGCTGCACTCCCGGCTGACTCACCCGGCACTCCCTCCTGACGGCACGGCCCCGGCCCCCTTCCTACCGCCCAATGAGTGGCGATGGAGAGCGT
The DNA window shown above is from Streptomyces sp. NBC_00670 and carries:
- a CDS encoding SLATT domain-containing protein, producing MSQPGVQPEGPRRGGRGEGDGRGEGNGRGEGGVRGGGGVRPWPVDLAGRPFPQGDWGEPAERLHELYLWVERGALDTVAWYLADRVGKRRAARVLRGGAAAGGVCGAVLPLLDVTGVVGGAVPWAYLALLLGAACVAGDRFFGVTSGWMRDVATAQAVQRRLRALQFDWAAESVREVLGPAEGTAAEAAERCLGVLRGFAEDVGELVRGETAGWMVEFRGVGVASVRGEVGVGSSRGDAPPGVGVRAPLPPARPHMPRQRPPEPRG